A portion of the Homo sapiens chromosome 16, GRCh38.p14 Primary Assembly genome contains these proteins:
- the TP53TG3E gene encoding TP53-target gene 3 protein isoform X1, producing the protein MRASPCISQPAASWHPRPSALRPTAGSGPDTRTPGTVEDGSAPCPAFRSPAVSPCGEEPCCFQISPAEETLELGRLVSPGNCDTLSPRAAGFYACHVRSLIPCRSTKGRWPLTASAAGLSRLSQILCTPGAPLGPPGSLRGPYLGRASHGDFPTSVIKRRKRHSGRA; encoded by the exons ATGCGCGCCTCACCCTGCATCTCCCAGCCCGCAGCCAGCTGGCATCCTAGACCCTCTGCCCTGCGACCAACAGCCGGGAGCGGACCAGACACCAGAACTCCCGGAACGGTTGAAGACGGTTCCGCTCCCTGTCCCGCCTTTCGCAGCCCAGCAGTTTCGCCCTGCGGAGAGGAGCCTTGCTGTTTCCAAATCTCTCCTGCTGAAGAGACATTGGAGCTAGGGCGGCTAGTTTCACCTGGTAATTGTGACACCCTGTCTCCTCGAGCTGCAGGCTTTTATGCTTGTCATGTTCGAAGTTTGATACCTTGCAGATCAACAAAGGGCCGGTGGCCTCTCACTGCCTCCGCGGCAGGGTTGTCAAG GCTGTCACAAATCCTCTGCACCCCAGGAGCGCCGCTTGGACCCCCGGGCTCGCTGCGTGGTCCATATCTAGGTCGGGCCTCTCACGGAGACTTTCCCACCAGTGTAATAAAGAGGAGAAAACGTCACAGCGGAAGGGCCTGA
- the TP53TG3E gene encoding TP53-target gene 3 protein has translation MRASPCISQPAASWHPRPSALRPTAGSGPDTRTPGTVEDGSAPCPAFRSPAVSPCGEEPCCFQISPAEETLELGRLVSPGNCDTLSPRAAGFYACHVRSLIPCRSTKGRWPLTASAAGLSSFSG, from the exons ATGCGCGCCTCACCCTGCATCTCCCAGCCCGCAGCCAGCTGGCATCCTAGACCCTCTGCCCTGCGACCAACAGCCGGGAGCGGACCAGACACCAGAACTCCCGGAACGGTTGAAGACGGTTCCGCTCCCTGTCCCGCCTTTCGCAGCCCAGCAGTTTCGCCCTGCGGAGAGGAGCCTTGCTGTTTCCAAATCTCTCCTGCTGAAGAGACATTGGAGCTAGGGCGGCTAGTTTCACCTGGTAATTGTGACACCCTGTCTCCTCGAGCTGCAGGCTTTTATGCTTGTCATGTTCGAAGTTTGATACCTTGCAGATCAACAAAGGGCCGGTGGCCTCTCACTGCCTCCGCGGCAGGGTTGTCAAG TTTTTCAGGTTAA
- the TP53TG3E gene encoding TP53-target gene 3 protein isoform X2, translating to MRASPCISQPAASWHPRPSALRPTAGSGPDTRTPGTVEDGSAPCPAFRSPAVSPCGEEPCCFQISPAEETLELGRLVSPGNCDTLSPRAAGFYACHVRSLIPCRSTKGRWPLTASAAGLSRHAQCGPSLGLG from the exons ATGCGCGCCTCACCCTGCATCTCCCAGCCCGCAGCCAGCTGGCATCCTAGACCCTCTGCCCTGCGACCAACAGCCGGGAGCGGACCAGACACCAGAACTCCCGGAACGGTTGAAGACGGTTCCGCTCCCTGTCCCGCCTTTCGCAGCCCAGCAGTTTCGCCCTGCGGAGAGGAGCCTTGCTGTTTCCAAATCTCTCCTGCTGAAGAGACATTGGAGCTAGGGCGGCTAGTTTCACCTGGTAATTGTGACACCCTGTCTCCTCGAGCTGCAGGCTTTTATGCTTGTCATGTTCGAAGTTTGATACCTTGCAGATCAACAAAGGGCCGGTGGCCTCTCACTGCCTCCGCGGCAGGGTTGTCAAG ACATGCGCAGTGCGGCCCGTCCCTAGGGCTGGGTTAA
- the TP53TG3E gene encoding TP53-target gene 3 protein isoform X3: MRASPCISQPAASWHPRPSALRPTAGSGPDTRTPGTVEDGSAPCPAFRSPAVSPCGEEPCCFQISPAEETLELGRLVSPGCHKSSAPQERRLDPRARCVVHI, from the exons ATGCGCGCCTCACCCTGCATCTCCCAGCCCGCAGCCAGCTGGCATCCTAGACCCTCTGCCCTGCGACCAACAGCCGGGAGCGGACCAGACACCAGAACTCCCGGAACGGTTGAAGACGGTTCCGCTCCCTGTCCCGCCTTTCGCAGCCCAGCAGTTTCGCCCTGCGGAGAGGAGCCTTGCTGTTTCCAAATCTCTCCTGCTGAAGAGACATTGGAGCTAGGGCGGCTAGTTTCACCTG GCTGTCACAAATCCTCTGCACCCCAGGAGCGCCGCTTGGACCCCCGGGCTCGCTGCGTGGTCCATATCTAG